The Argentina anserina chromosome 5, drPotAnse1.1, whole genome shotgun sequence genome includes the window ACTAGCTACAGCACCTCCTCCCTCCTCTCGCCGGCGCTGTCGACGGCGGCGATCATCGCCTCCTGGTACCTCTCCAACATCGGCGTCCTCCTCCTCAACAAGTACCTCCTCAGCTACCACGGCTACCGCTACCCTATCTTCCTCACCATGCTCCACATGCTCTCCTGCGCCGCCTACAGCTACGTCGCCATCCACTTTCTCGAGCTCGTGCCACGTCAGCACATCGTCTCCCGCCGCCAGTTCTTCAAGATCCTCGCCCTCTCCGCCATCTTCTGCTTCTCCGTCGTCTGCGGCAACACCTCCCTCcgctacctccccgtgtcctTCAACCAGGCCATCGGCGCCACCACCCCCTTCTTCACCGCCATCTTCGCCTGCCTCATCACCTGTAAGAAAGAGTCCGCCGAGGTCTACGCCGCCCTCCTCCCCGTGGTTTTCGGCATCGTTCTCGCCAGCAACAGCGAGCCGCTATTCCACCTCTTCGGCTTCCTCGTCTGCGTGGgctccaccgccggccgggCGTTGAAGTCCGTCGTGCAGGGGATTCTGCTGACCAACGACTCGGAGAAGCTCCACTCCATGAACCTCCTGCTCTACATGGCGCCGATGGCGGCCTGCATTCTGCTGCCGTTCACTCTCTACATCGAGGGCAACGTGGCGGCGATCACGGTGGAGAAGGCCAAAGTAGACCCCTACATTGTGTTCTTGTTATCAGGGAACGCCACCGTGGCGTACTTGGTGAATTTGACCAACTTCCTGGTGACCAAGCACACGAGCGCGCTGACGCTTCAGGTGCTGGGGAATGCCAAGGCGGCCGTGGCGGCAGTAGTGTCGGTTTTGATTTTCCGGAACCCGGTGACCCTGATGGGGATGACGGGGTTTGCGGTGACCATTATGGGGGTGGTGCTTTACAGTGAGGCGAAGAAGAGGTCGAAAGTTACCACACATTGATACAGGAAAGAAATAAGGATTTTTCACACACATTCATTTGACTCGACCATCAACAATTCGGGTacgaatttgtttttttcttctttttttttaatttccaaatTGTTGTTCGTTCCGAGATTAATTTGATTTAAGggatcaaaactcaaaaggaagagaaattGGATCACAAAGTAAGATGGGAATGGGGTGTATAGGATATGgtggagaaagagaaagaaaagatatGCTCTTTGTctgctttttttctttcttttctttaattgtTTGTTGATAGGGTATAGCAGAGAATATGTAAGTTTTCTCTTTCACTTTACCCTGTGTGTAACGTTATGAAATATCCCGCAATTAAACACATACAACTCTGATATCAATTTTAGTTCATTGGGGAGGAAAAATTTCTCTTCCAATTCAATCGTTATGGTATTCTATTCTGCCGTCAGGACTGCAATTCTGGTTGATGTGCATTTGCTTGTCCTTTTcgttatatatgtgtgtgtgcatAGTTTGTATTGCTTCATATTATTACATCATGGTTTTGTGACTATTTGAATTGGTTTATCGGCACCTCTAGAAGCCTTCACCTTGCAGACAAAAGTAAATTAGAATACAAGTGACTGCTATTCATTCATTTTGGGTTCTTAGGACATGAGTGACTAAGTGTAACTAGGAATATATTACTTTTATTAGACAACGTCTAGACTGTTCAATAACTTGTGCTGTTAGGAAACAGACCAGCAATGAATACCTCAGTTGTGTTCGTATATAAGGCAAGATATAGAGCAGTTGAGAATTCTAAACTTGCAACCTTTCCCTCTACGTGGAGAATCGGGATTGATGGTCTGAGAGTATTAGATAGATATAAGGCAAGTGTTTAGACGAGCAGTAACAGTTTTGTATAGCAGATCACTGATTTGGGCGTGATTTGTATTATAGGGTATCATCACATCCGgactattttaaattttatgtttaGAGTAAGTATAGTAGGCCTTTCACCTTGTTCACATTTTTGAAAGTGTCTTTACCCAAATTGCTTATCTGATGTGACTAAAT containing:
- the LOC126794139 gene encoding probable sugar phosphate/phosphate translocator At1g12500 gives rise to the protein MVEAQTWATRRMSNPRLLDASSTPAAADLAVDIPATPPGDVRNGTSYSTSSLLSPALSTAAIIASWYLSNIGVLLLNKYLLSYHGYRYPIFLTMLHMLSCAAYSYVAIHFLELVPRQHIVSRRQFFKILALSAIFCFSVVCGNTSLRYLPVSFNQAIGATTPFFTAIFACLITCKKESAEVYAALLPVVFGIVLASNSEPLFHLFGFLVCVGSTAGRALKSVVQGILLTNDSEKLHSMNLLLYMAPMAACILLPFTLYIEGNVAAITVEKAKVDPYIVFLLSGNATVAYLVNLTNFLVTKHTSALTLQVLGNAKAAVAAVVSVLIFRNPVTLMGMTGFAVTIMGVVLYSEAKKRSKVTTH